Proteins encoded together in one Riemerella anatipestifer window:
- the hemW gene encoding radical SAM family heme chaperone HemW: MPFCKQKCSYCNFHFSTSLKLKDDMLLALKKELSLRQHELENKNLPSLYFGGGTPSILSVDEIQRLIDEVLRYFTFNSDIEITLEANPDDLNQSFLKALSNTPINRLSIGTQSFFEEDLKLMNRAHSASEAESSIKRAQDTGFENISIDLIYGSPTSNHSLWKESLQKSIKLQVPHISSYALTVEPKTALQKWIEQEKINAPKEEEQLIAFQYLAETLKANGFEHYEISNFSKPNYHSRHNTAYWKGLPYLGIGPSAHSYDGQKQRSWNIANNSLYIKSLVENSLPKETEILSEKEQFNELIMIGLRTKWGVEYNIINQFSEEILKPFQKSLEIKLGSGVLKLEDNQLFIPKEHWFMADGIISDLFVV, encoded by the coding sequence ATTCCGTTTTGCAAGCAAAAATGTAGTTATTGTAACTTTCACTTTTCCACTTCGTTGAAGTTGAAAGACGATATGCTTTTAGCCCTCAAAAAAGAGTTATCCCTAAGACAACACGAGTTAGAAAACAAAAATCTACCATCATTATATTTTGGTGGCGGCACACCTTCTATCCTTAGCGTAGATGAAATACAAAGACTTATAGACGAGGTATTGAGATATTTTACATTTAATTCTGATATAGAAATTACCTTAGAAGCAAACCCCGATGATTTAAACCAGTCCTTCTTAAAGGCTCTTTCTAACACGCCTATCAACAGGTTAAGCATTGGTACTCAAAGTTTTTTTGAAGAAGATTTAAAACTTATGAACAGAGCCCACAGTGCTTCCGAAGCGGAAAGCTCTATAAAAAGAGCCCAAGACACAGGTTTTGAAAACATTAGTATAGATTTAATTTATGGCTCGCCAACTTCCAACCATTCTCTTTGGAAAGAAAGTTTACAAAAAAGTATAAAACTTCAAGTGCCACACATCTCATCTTATGCCCTTACCGTAGAGCCCAAAACTGCTCTACAAAAGTGGATTGAACAGGAAAAAATCAATGCTCCAAAGGAAGAAGAACAACTTATTGCTTTTCAATACCTTGCAGAAACACTTAAAGCAAATGGATTTGAACATTACGAAATCTCTAATTTCTCCAAACCAAACTATCATTCTAGGCATAATACCGCTTATTGGAAAGGATTACCTTATTTAGGTATAGGACCTTCGGCTCATTCCTACGACGGACAAAAACAACGCAGTTGGAATATCGCTAATAATAGTTTATATATCAAAAGTTTAGTAGAAAACTCACTTCCAAAAGAAACAGAAATTTTATCAGAAAAAGAACAATTTAACGAGCTCATTATGATAGGACTTCGTACCAAATGGGGCGTTGAATACAATATTATTAACCAATTTTCGGAAGAGATACTAAAGCCATTCCAAAAAAGCCTAGAAATAAAACTAGGTTCAGGAGTATTGAAACTAGAAGACAATCAACTTTTTATACCAAAAGAACATTGGTTTATGGCAGATGGCATTATTTCTGATTTGTTTGTTGTCTAA
- a CDS encoding DUF4251 domain-containing protein, with translation MKRVIILLLTGLSLISCQTQYGINENKVQSYIDKNEFTVMAKRALPNNYDVINIAQSFPTVGSRMFELDYGYAVTLKKDSLSVNLPYFGRMFNASLDPSKNSFNTETKDFKLSKNKTKKGYTYHFSLSHPENMSDIYIDILKNGKAYISINSRDRQPISYDGYLVEQP, from the coding sequence ATGAAAAGAGTTATTATATTACTACTAACAGGGCTTTCGCTTATCTCTTGCCAAACTCAATACGGCATAAACGAAAACAAAGTACAAAGTTACATAGATAAAAATGAGTTTACCGTAATGGCAAAAAGGGCACTTCCTAATAATTACGATGTCATCAATATTGCACAATCGTTCCCTACCGTTGGAAGCAGAATGTTTGAACTAGATTACGGCTATGCCGTTACTCTAAAAAAAGATAGTCTATCCGTTAATCTCCCTTACTTTGGCAGAATGTTTAATGCTAGTCTAGACCCCTCTAAAAACAGTTTCAATACAGAGACAAAAGATTTCAAACTCTCCAAAAACAAAACTAAAAAAGGATACACCTATCATTTTAGTCTTTCTCATCCTGAGAATATGAGTGATATATACATTGATATTCTTAAAAACGGAAAAGCCTACATTTCTATCAACAGTAGAGATAGACAACCTATTTCCTATGACGGCTACCTTGTAGAGCAACCTTAG
- a CDS encoding DNA translocase FtsK — protein MDILWVLLFFFVLVSPVIVIVLIVQNRKQAKEKRLLIEQYNSLNRNEVKSDVNSSQGENEESGSHEREIKVTELTDGEIKFFNEYEFRDAKGEIKDREELDSIKIYNKDSLFDEAAIVVVETQQASASMLQRKLKISYNRAEKIILQLEKAKIVGKFEGYKARETLISNIDNLKIILKKIDDTSDIAHYGISNNYYSRIAKIKYNSAIKKGFNPSEQSYEEWCKEQEIRNKILKQKKEKDLYRKVKEKMIDEGAIPKTKINKREHISQKVKDMVWNRDGGKCVECGSSEKLEFDHIVPFSKGGSNTYRNIQLLCEPCNRKKSNKIG, from the coding sequence ATGGATATACTTTGGGTTTTATTGTTTTTTTTCGTTCTTGTTTCTCCTGTAATAGTCATTGTTTTAATAGTTCAAAATCGGAAGCAAGCTAAAGAAAAGAGATTGTTAATAGAACAATATAATAGTCTAAATAGAAATGAGGTTAAAAGTGATGTTAATTCGTCTCAGGGAGAAAATGAAGAAAGCGGAAGTCATGAAAGAGAGATAAAGGTTACGGAGTTAACAGATGGAGAAATTAAATTTTTTAATGAGTATGAGTTTAGAGATGCTAAAGGGGAAATAAAAGATAGGGAGGAATTAGACAGCATAAAAATATATAACAAAGACTCTTTATTTGATGAGGCAGCAATAGTTGTTGTTGAAACCCAGCAGGCATCGGCATCTATGCTACAAAGAAAACTTAAGATAAGTTACAATAGGGCTGAAAAAATAATATTACAACTTGAAAAAGCAAAAATTGTAGGAAAGTTTGAAGGCTATAAAGCAAGAGAGACTCTAATATCAAACATTGATAATTTAAAAATTATTCTAAAAAAAATAGATGATACAAGCGACATAGCCCACTATGGAATAAGCAATAACTATTATTCGCGTATTGCTAAAATAAAGTATAATTCAGCGATAAAGAAAGGATTTAATCCATCAGAACAAAGTTATGAAGAGTGGTGTAAAGAACAGGAAATTAGAAATAAAATATTAAAACAGAAAAAGGAGAAAGATTTATACAGGAAGGTTAAGGAAAAAATGATAGATGAAGGTGCTATACCAAAAACTAAAATAAATAAGCGTGAACATATTTCTCAAAAAGTAAAGGATATGGTTTGGAATAGAGACGGTGGAAAGTGTGTGGAGTGTGGCAGTTCAGAAAAGTTAGAATTTGACCACATTGTGCCTTTTTCAAAAGGAGGCTCTAACACATATAGAAATATACAGCTACTTTGTGAGCCGTGTAACCGTAAAAAATCAAATAAAATAGGATAG
- a CDS encoding helix-turn-helix domain-containing protein: MKKDNLIHDIVNIEIDKSKILNDILNYKGFKSKKKFAEFLGINPNTLSNWYSRNTFDENLIIGKIPELNEVWLLTGKGEMLKPSEETPIKGEGVKVILDAEIKRTPSEGTPYYDVDFAGGWNSDEIFSLGNPSFYIQSPDFRRAEFATNLVGNSVSKVIPSGAIIGLRQIEDWKTYFPTNELYGIITKNEMRTVKRVKRKKGDPNTLVLIPDPLEVHSGYEPEELPIDFVSKMFQVVAWAMFERVAM, translated from the coding sequence ATGAAAAAAGATAATTTAATTCACGATATTGTGAATATAGAGATTGACAAATCTAAAATATTAAATGATATTTTGAATTATAAGGGGTTTAAATCTAAAAAAAAGTTTGCAGAATTTTTAGGTATAAACCCTAATACTTTATCAAATTGGTATAGTAGGAACACATTTGATGAAAATTTAATAATAGGGAAAATTCCAGAGCTAAATGAGGTTTGGCTTCTAACAGGCAAAGGCGAAATGCTAAAGCCTTCAGAAGAAACTCCAATAAAAGGGGAGGGGGTAAAAGTAATTTTAGACGCAGAGATAAAAAGAACCCCATCGGAAGGCACTCCTTATTATGATGTTGATTTTGCTGGAGGTTGGAACTCTGATGAGATTTTTTCACTTGGGAATCCATCATTTTATATCCAAAGTCCAGATTTTAGAAGGGCAGAGTTTGCTACTAATCTAGTGGGAAATTCTGTATCAAAGGTAATTCCTAGTGGAGCCATTATAGGGCTTAGACAAATAGAGGATTGGAAAACTTATTTCCCAACAAATGAGCTGTATGGTATCATTACTAAAAACGAAATGAGAACCGTAAAAAGGGTAAAAAGAAAGAAAGGAGACCCAAATACACTTGTGTTGATTCCTGACCCATTAGAGGTTCATTCAGGATATGAGCCTGAGGAGTTGCCTATTGATTTTGTTTCAAAGATGTTTCAAGTGGTTGCTTGGGCGATGTTTGAAAGAGTAGCAATGTAA
- a CDS encoding KTSC domain-containing protein: protein MIPVRSSVIRAVDYDARSMRLFILFHSGSTYVYHRVPERIFTGLLRASSKGRYFNAYIRDSYS, encoded by the coding sequence ATGATACCTGTTAGGTCTTCTGTAATAAGAGCAGTGGATTATGATGCACGCTCTATGAGACTTTTTATATTGTTTCACTCGGGTTCTACTTATGTTTATCATCGAGTGCCTGAACGAATTTTTACAGGATTATTAAGAGCCTCGTCCAAGGGTCGCTATTTTAATGCCTACATTCGGGACAGTTACTCGTAG
- a CDS encoding recombinase RecT, whose protein sequence is MENQALQKKEEEALSTKSLFQKAHIQKRFNQLLGKKSQGFISSVLQIVNNSEQLANADPNTVLTAAVTAAILDLPINPNLGFSWIVPYKGEAQFQMGWKGYVQLALRTGQYSRINVTEVYENQFKSFNRLTEELVADFNIEGKGDIVGYAAYFKLINGLEKLSYWSKEEVINHAKKYSQAYGKGSFSPWNEKDKFHAMAKKTVLKNTISKWGIMSIELQTAQLADQAVQPKEGEYNYVDNIIDIEAENIQEEQQRIVEFINNAQNIEQLQEAEPFIEENSEVKELYDKKLKDLTK, encoded by the coding sequence ATGGAAAATCAAGCATTACAAAAAAAAGAAGAAGAGGCGTTAAGCACAAAGTCTTTATTTCAAAAAGCCCATATACAAAAAAGATTTAATCAACTATTAGGCAAAAAATCACAGGGGTTTATTTCCTCTGTATTACAAATAGTAAACAATAGCGAACAATTAGCTAATGCAGATCCAAACACAGTACTTACCGCAGCAGTTACAGCAGCAATATTGGACCTTCCTATAAACCCCAATTTAGGCTTTTCTTGGATAGTACCATATAAAGGGGAGGCACAATTTCAAATGGGTTGGAAAGGCTATGTGCAACTGGCTTTAAGAACAGGGCAATACTCTCGAATAAATGTAACAGAAGTTTATGAGAATCAATTTAAGTCTTTTAACAGGCTTACAGAAGAGTTGGTCGCTGATTTTAACATAGAAGGCAAAGGCGATATAGTTGGTTATGCTGCTTATTTCAAATTGATAAACGGACTAGAAAAATTATCCTACTGGAGCAAAGAAGAGGTTATAAATCACGCTAAAAAATATTCTCAAGCCTACGGTAAAGGGTCTTTTTCTCCTTGGAATGAGAAAGATAAATTCCACGCTATGGCTAAAAAAACGGTACTCAAAAACACCATCAGCAAATGGGGCATTATGAGTATTGAATTGCAGACGGCACAATTAGCCGACCAAGCCGTTCAGCCTAAAGAAGGAGAGTATAACTATGTAGATAATATCATTGATATTGAAGCAGAAAATATACAAGAGGAACAACAACGAATTGTTGAGTTTATAAATAACGCTCAAAATATAGAGCAACTGCAAGAAGCAGAGCCTTTCATAGAAGAAAACAGCGAAGTGAAAGAGCTTTATGATAAAAAATTAAAAGACTTAACCAAATAA
- a CDS encoding DUF3127 domain-containing protein has protein sequence MEITGKLLKKSDIRQPSETFTIQEFYLDCSRYNQITGQKRENILKFQVTGSKIDTVLSKVNNGDLVNVFFNVKGRFWEKETEGETKKGHSQSLDVWRIDIKQPSNGETTEYEDDDLPF, from the coding sequence ATGGAAATCACAGGAAAACTACTAAAGAAATCAGACATCAGACAGCCGTCTGAAACATTCACAATTCAAGAGTTTTATTTGGATTGTTCCAGATACAACCAAATAACAGGACAAAAGAGAGAGAATATTCTAAAATTCCAAGTAACAGGAAGCAAAATAGACACCGTCCTTTCAAAGGTAAATAACGGCGATTTGGTGAATGTATTTTTCAATGTAAAAGGAAGGTTTTGGGAGAAAGAAACAGAAGGCGAAACTAAAAAAGGACACTCGCAATCATTAGATGTATGGAGAATAGACATCAAACAGCCAAGTAACGGCGAAACTACAGAATACGAGGACGACGATTTGCCTTTTTAA
- the dnaB gene encoding replicative DNA helicase, whose translation MSYKNGVTPPNSVDVEKLILGACLISETGKERVLSIFKDKWEMFYDPRHTEIYKSMCELNSNNEPIDLATVIENLKKRGKLNNAGGDGYIIDLTIGISSAAHIEHYCLLVSEKFFLRKMIEVSTKITEKAYKDDGSTFDLLNDFSFEIGKIYDYIAGQKAIKSSKDLHLELIENQKKGMARGVPIPFRKMDNHFYGWQPTDLIIIGARPGMGKSAYAMELARCASKNKVPTLIFSLEMANIQLHTRLVANELEIDSNSLRKHNLSDSEWSKIYDSSEIEQMPLYYEDSVFDLNGIISKARVAKKELGVKFIIIDYLQLIEAKGKSEGNEKVSFISRKLKMLAKELNVPVVVLSQLSRSVETRPNKRPQLSDLRDSGAIEQDADVIQFIYRPEYYGIEIWDVEWSGISDLPTEGEAEIITAKHRHVGTSETRLKWIPKYQKFKDIDDNTFEPLPTIDLKDAF comes from the coding sequence ATGAGTTATAAAAATGGAGTAACACCACCAAATTCCGTAGATGTTGAAAAATTGATACTAGGAGCTTGTCTAATAAGTGAAACAGGGAAAGAGAGGGTATTAAGCATTTTTAAAGACAAATGGGAAATGTTTTATGACCCTAGACACACGGAGATTTACAAGTCTATGTGCGAACTTAACTCCAATAACGAGCCAATAGACTTAGCGACAGTAATAGAAAACTTAAAAAAACGAGGTAAATTAAACAATGCGGGAGGAGATGGGTACATCATAGATTTGACAATAGGTATAAGTTCTGCTGCACATATAGAGCATTATTGCTTGTTGGTTTCTGAAAAATTTTTCCTTAGAAAAATGATTGAGGTTTCAACCAAAATAACAGAGAAAGCCTACAAAGACGACGGAAGTACATTTGATTTGTTAAATGATTTCTCTTTTGAAATAGGAAAAATATACGATTATATTGCTGGGCAAAAAGCGATTAAGTCGTCAAAAGACTTGCATTTAGAACTTATAGAAAATCAAAAAAAGGGAATGGCGAGAGGGGTTCCTATTCCTTTCCGAAAAATGGATAATCATTTTTACGGTTGGCAACCTACCGATTTAATAATCATAGGAGCAAGACCTGGAATGGGAAAGTCCGCTTACGCTATGGAGTTAGCAAGATGTGCATCTAAAAATAAGGTGCCTACGCTGATATTTTCGCTAGAAATGGCTAACATACAGCTACATACAAGACTAGTAGCTAATGAGCTAGAAATAGATTCAAATAGTCTAAGAAAACACAATTTAAGTGATAGTGAATGGAGTAAAATTTACGACAGTAGCGAAATTGAACAGATGCCTCTCTACTATGAAGATAGTGTTTTTGACTTAAACGGAATTATAAGCAAAGCTAGGGTGGCTAAAAAGGAGCTTGGTGTAAAGTTTATAATCATTGACTATTTGCAACTCATAGAAGCTAAAGGAAAATCCGAAGGTAACGAGAAAGTTAGCTTTATATCAAGAAAGTTGAAAATGTTAGCAAAGGAATTAAATGTCCCAGTAGTTGTTTTATCACAACTCTCTAGGTCAGTAGAAACTCGCCCGAACAAACGCCCTCAACTTTCTGACTTGAGAGATTCAGGAGCAATAGAGCAAGATGCTGATGTTATTCAGTTTATTTATCGTCCTGAATATTACGGAATAGAAATTTGGGATGTAGAATGGAGTGGAATAAGTGATTTACCAACCGAAGGCGAAGCTGAAATAATAACAGCAAAACACAGACATGTAGGAACTAGCGAAACTAGACTCAAATGGATACCTAAATATCAAAAATTCAAAGATATTGACGATAACACATTTGAACCATTACCAACCATAGATTTAAAAGATGCTTTTTAA
- a CDS encoding DUF4942 domain-containing protein, with amino-acid sequence MAKSCGVGVSIKIGVELKENKINRQLFLREVQVQLWHKVFKLFNIEKYVTSSVAKDLEAWVRYKSQTPFTKRNIFKMIEIIYGTKDHNFKRSLVEAIDNYTRHTKENRYSVEGWATNSGHLLNRKFIVPNMCKVRWCKNNHLRVDSSGYMENFNDLLKVLCSLEGKNYDKIERLNAWEEFERGIWHDMEFFRYKGFKKGTMHFEFKDKNVWERLNRAYAQAKGNVLPEKL; translated from the coding sequence ATGGCTAAATCTTGTGGAGTTGGCGTTTCAATAAAGATAGGCGTTGAACTAAAGGAAAATAAGATAAACAGACAACTGTTTTTAAGGGAGGTTCAAGTGCAACTTTGGCATAAAGTATTTAAGCTGTTTAATATTGAAAAATATGTTACTAGTTCTGTTGCGAAAGATTTGGAAGCGTGGGTAAGATACAAGAGCCAAACTCCTTTTACCAAAAGAAACATCTTTAAAATGATAGAAATTATTTATGGAACGAAAGACCATAATTTCAAACGCTCGTTAGTTGAAGCTATTGACAACTACACACGCCACACGAAAGAGAATAGGTATTCGGTGGAGGGTTGGGCTACTAACTCAGGACACCTACTAAATAGAAAATTCATTGTGCCTAATATGTGTAAGGTACGATGGTGTAAAAACAACCATTTAAGGGTTGATAGCTCAGGATATATGGAAAATTTCAATGACTTATTGAAAGTGTTATGTTCGTTAGAGGGGAAAAACTATGATAAGATAGAACGACTAAATGCTTGGGAAGAATTTGAAAGGGGTATTTGGCACGATATGGAGTTTTTCCGATACAAAGGGTTTAAAAAAGGAACGATGCACTTTGAGTTCAAAGATAAAAATGTTTGGGAGAGGCTCAATAGAGCCTATGCTCAAGCTAAAGGAAATGTGTTACCAGAAAAACTATGA
- a CDS encoding phosphoadenosine phosphosulfate reductase family protein, which produces MKNLIITVSGGRSSAMMARHIQTSEKYKNYEKLFLFCNTGMERPETIYFLKNIEKYWNIPLVKIEGVYSNEMGVGVGYKAVDWEELNMMAKPFAEAIAHKNKGIFNGMPSKDAPFCSEMLKTLPAKKFADDVFGMNNYIKAIGFRKEDMPKRISWAEIKEDKKRIFPLLTDFKFPIGQMELNKFWDSQPFKLEIHNKFGNCELCWKKSDTNLIDVIRNGTRFIDWYRKMEEKYGNTSFRGHKSIDDLVELSKLPFTGELNFEENKCVCNF; this is translated from the coding sequence ATGAAAAATTTAATAATAACAGTGTCTGGAGGGAGAAGTTCCGCTATGATGGCACGACACATACAAACTTCTGAAAAATATAAAAATTACGAGAAATTATTTTTGTTCTGCAATACAGGAATGGAGCGACCAGAGACGATATATTTTCTCAAAAATATAGAGAAGTATTGGAATATTCCTTTAGTTAAAATAGAGGGTGTTTACTCAAATGAAATGGGCGTTGGGGTTGGCTACAAGGCGGTAGATTGGGAAGAGTTGAATATGATGGCTAAACCCTTTGCTGAAGCAATAGCACACAAAAATAAAGGGATTTTTAATGGTATGCCAAGCAAAGACGCTCCTTTCTGCTCGGAAATGCTTAAAACATTACCTGCCAAAAAATTTGCAGACGATGTTTTCGGTATGAACAACTATATAAAAGCTATAGGTTTTAGAAAAGAAGATATGCCTAAGCGTATATCTTGGGCTGAAATCAAGGAAGACAAGAAGAGAATATTTCCGCTTTTGACCGATTTCAAGTTTCCTATTGGGCAAATGGAATTAAATAAATTTTGGGATAGTCAGCCATTCAAGTTGGAAATACACAACAAATTTGGAAACTGCGAACTATGTTGGAAAAAATCTGACACCAATCTAATAGATGTTATCCGAAATGGAACTCGTTTTATAGATTGGTATAGAAAAATGGAGGAGAAATATGGCAATACCTCTTTTAGAGGTCATAAAAGCATTGACGATTTAGTAGAGCTTTCTAAGCTCCCTTTTACAGGAGAGCTAAACTTTGAAGAAAACAAATGTGTTTGCAACTTTTAA